The following coding sequences lie in one Manis javanica isolate MJ-LG chromosome X, MJ_LKY, whole genome shotgun sequence genomic window:
- the GSPT2 gene encoding eukaryotic peptide chain release factor GTP-binding subunit ERF3B isoform X1 — MDPSSSSSDSAPDCWDQVDMQTLGLAPIGHRASVAGAEAQCEPLSSAFSHQLNVNAKPFVPNVHAAEFVPFFLRGPAQTQTPSADTTGTDELCSGAGDPQGKRLGRGALVKHSKEEQLVSREGFNSAITMELSEPVVENGEVEMVLEESWEHNKEVSEAEPGGSSLGDSGPPEESGQEMMEKEEIRKSKSVIIPSGAPKKEHVNVVFIGHVDAGKSTIGGQIMFLTGMVDKRTLEKYEREAKEKNRETWYLSWALDTNQEERDKGKTVEVGRAYFETEKKHFTILDAPGHKSFVPNMIGGASQADLAVLVISARKGEFETGFEKGGQTREHAMLAKTAGVKYLIVLINKMDDPTVNWSSERYEECKEKLVPFLKKVGFSPKKDIHFMPCSGLTGANIKEQSDFCPWYTGLPFIPYLDNMPNFNRSVDGPIRLPIVDKYKDMGTVVLGKLESGSIFKGQQLVMMPNKHNVEVLGILSDDAETDYVAPGENLKIRLKGIEEEEILPGFILCDPNNLCHSGRTFDVQIVIIEHKSIICPGYNAVLHIHTCIEEVEITALISLVDKKSGEKSKTRPRFVKQDQVCIARLRTAGTICLETFKDFPQMGRFTLRDEGKTIAIGKVLKLVPEKD; from the coding sequence ATGgatcccagcagcagcagcagcgacTCGGCGCCCGACTGCTGGGACCAGGTGGACATGCAAACCCTGGGTTTGGCCCCGATTGGGCACCGAGCCTCCGTGGCTGGGGCCGAGGCCCAGTGTGAGCCCCTGAGCTCGGCCTTCAGCCATCAGCTCAACGTCAACGCCAAACCCTTCGTGCCTAACGTACACGCCGCGGAGTTCGTGCCGTTCTTCCTGCGGGGCCCGGCCCAGACGCAGACCCCCTCGGCCGACACCACCGGCACGGATGAGCTCTGCAGCGGCGCGGGCGACCCTCAAGGTAAAAGGCTGGGACGGGGGGCACTTGTGAAACATTCCAAAGAGGAGCAGTTAGTGTCGCGTGAAGGTTTCAATTCAGCCATTACCATGGAACTTTCAGAACCTGTTGTAGAAAATGGAGAGGTGGAGATGGTCCTAGAGGAGTCATGGGAGCACAATAAAGAAGTGAGTGAAGCTGAGCCAGGGGGTAGTTCCTTGGGAGATTCAGGGCCCCCAGAAGAAAGTGGCCAGGAAATgatggagaaagaggaaataagaaaatCTAAATCTGTGATCATACCCTCAGGTGCTCCTAAGAAAGAACACGTAAATGTGGTATTCATTGGGCATGTAGATGCTGGAAAGTCAACCATTGGAGGACAGATAATGTTTTTGACAGGAATGGTTGACAAAAGGACActtgagaaatatgaaagagaagctaaagaaaaaaacagagaaacttGGTATTTGTCCTGGGCCTTAGATACGAATCAGGAAGAACGAGACAAGGGTAAGACAGTAGAAGTGGGTCGTGCCTattttgaaacagaaaagaaacatttcaccATTTTAGATGCCCCTGGCCACAAGAGTTTTGTCCCAAATATGATTGGTGGTGCTTCTCAAGCTGATTTGGCCGTACTGGTGATCTCTGCCAGGAAAGGAGAGTTTGAAACTGGATTTGAAAAAGGTGGACAGACAAGAGAACATGCAATGTTGGCAAAAACAGCAGGCGTAAAGTATCTAATAGTGCTTATTAATAAGATGGATGATCCCACAGTAAATTGGAGCAGCGAGAGATAtgaagaatgtaaagaaaaactGGTGCCCTTTTTGAAAAAAGTTGGCTTCAGTCCCAAAAAGGACATTCACTTTATGCCCTGCTCTGGGCTGACTGGGGCAAATATTAAAGAGCAGTCAGATTTCTGCCCTTGGTACACTGGATTGCCATTTATTCCATATTTGGATAATATGCCAAACTTCAACAGATCAGTTGATGGACCAATTAGACTGCCGATTGTGGACAAGTACAAGGATATGGGCACTGTAGTCCTGGGGAAGCTGGAATCAGGGTCCATTTTTAAAGGCCAGCAGCTTGTGATGATGCCAAACAAGCACAATGTGGAAGTTCTTGGAATCCTTTCTGATGATGCTGAAACTGACTATGTAGCCCCAGGTGAAAACCTTAAAATCAGGCTGAAGGGAATTGAAGAAGAAGAGATTCTTCCAGGATTCATACTTTGTGACCCCAATAATCTTTGCCATTCTGGACGTACCTTTGATGTTCAGATAGTGATCATTGAGCATAAATCCATCATCTGCCCAGGTTATAATGCAGTGCTGCACATTCACACTTGTATTGAGGAAGTGGAGATAACGGCCTTAATCTCCTTGGTAGACAAAAAATCCGGAGAGAAAAGTAAGACACGGCCCCGCTTTGTGAAACAAGATCAAGTATGCATTGCCCGTTTAAGGACAGCAGGaactatctgcctggagacatttAAAGATTTTCCTCAGATGGGTCGTTTTACTTTAAGAGATGAGGGTAAGACCATTGCGATTGGAAAAGTTCTGAAACTGGTCCCGGAGAAGGACTAA
- the GSPT2 gene encoding eukaryotic peptide chain release factor GTP-binding subunit ERF3B isoform X2 gives MDPSSSSSDSAPDCWDQVDMQTLGLAPIGHRASVAGAEAQCEPLSSAFSHQLNVNAKPFVPNVHAAEFVPFFLRGPAQTQTPSADTTGTDELCSGAGDPQGAPKKEHVNVVFIGHVDAGKSTIGGQIMFLTGMVDKRTLEKYEREAKEKNRETWYLSWALDTNQEERDKGKTVEVGRAYFETEKKHFTILDAPGHKSFVPNMIGGASQADLAVLVISARKGEFETGFEKGGQTREHAMLAKTAGVKYLIVLINKMDDPTVNWSSERYEECKEKLVPFLKKVGFSPKKDIHFMPCSGLTGANIKEQSDFCPWYTGLPFIPYLDNMPNFNRSVDGPIRLPIVDKYKDMGTVVLGKLESGSIFKGQQLVMMPNKHNVEVLGILSDDAETDYVAPGENLKIRLKGIEEEEILPGFILCDPNNLCHSGRTFDVQIVIIEHKSIICPGYNAVLHIHTCIEEVEITALISLVDKKSGEKSKTRPRFVKQDQVCIARLRTAGTICLETFKDFPQMGRFTLRDEGKTIAIGKVLKLVPEKD, from the exons ATGgatcccagcagcagcagcagcgacTCGGCGCCCGACTGCTGGGACCAGGTGGACATGCAAACCCTGGGTTTGGCCCCGATTGGGCACCGAGCCTCCGTGGCTGGGGCCGAGGCCCAGTGTGAGCCCCTGAGCTCGGCCTTCAGCCATCAGCTCAACGTCAACGCCAAACCCTTCGTGCCTAACGTACACGCCGCGGAGTTCGTGCCGTTCTTCCTGCGGGGCCCGGCCCAGACGCAGACCCCCTCGGCCGACACCACCGGCACGGATGAGCTCTGCAGCGGCGCGGGCGACCCTCAAG GTGCTCCTAAGAAAGAACACGTAAATGTGGTATTCATTGGGCATGTAGATGCTGGAAAGTCAACCATTGGAGGACAGATAATGTTTTTGACAGGAATGGTTGACAAAAGGACActtgagaaatatgaaagagaagctaaagaaaaaaacagagaaacttGGTATTTGTCCTGGGCCTTAGATACGAATCAGGAAGAACGAGACAAGGGTAAGACAGTAGAAGTGGGTCGTGCCTattttgaaacagaaaagaaacatttcaccATTTTAGATGCCCCTGGCCACAAGAGTTTTGTCCCAAATATGATTGGTGGTGCTTCTCAAGCTGATTTGGCCGTACTGGTGATCTCTGCCAGGAAAGGAGAGTTTGAAACTGGATTTGAAAAAGGTGGACAGACAAGAGAACATGCAATGTTGGCAAAAACAGCAGGCGTAAAGTATCTAATAGTGCTTATTAATAAGATGGATGATCCCACAGTAAATTGGAGCAGCGAGAGATAtgaagaatgtaaagaaaaactGGTGCCCTTTTTGAAAAAAGTTGGCTTCAGTCCCAAAAAGGACATTCACTTTATGCCCTGCTCTGGGCTGACTGGGGCAAATATTAAAGAGCAGTCAGATTTCTGCCCTTGGTACACTGGATTGCCATTTATTCCATATTTGGATAATATGCCAAACTTCAACAGATCAGTTGATGGACCAATTAGACTGCCGATTGTGGACAAGTACAAGGATATGGGCACTGTAGTCCTGGGGAAGCTGGAATCAGGGTCCATTTTTAAAGGCCAGCAGCTTGTGATGATGCCAAACAAGCACAATGTGGAAGTTCTTGGAATCCTTTCTGATGATGCTGAAACTGACTATGTAGCCCCAGGTGAAAACCTTAAAATCAGGCTGAAGGGAATTGAAGAAGAAGAGATTCTTCCAGGATTCATACTTTGTGACCCCAATAATCTTTGCCATTCTGGACGTACCTTTGATGTTCAGATAGTGATCATTGAGCATAAATCCATCATCTGCCCAGGTTATAATGCAGTGCTGCACATTCACACTTGTATTGAGGAAGTGGAGATAACGGCCTTAATCTCCTTGGTAGACAAAAAATCCGGAGAGAAAAGTAAGACACGGCCCCGCTTTGTGAAACAAGATCAAGTATGCATTGCCCGTTTAAGGACAGCAGGaactatctgcctggagacatttAAAGATTTTCCTCAGATGGGTCGTTTTACTTTAAGAGATGAGGGTAAGACCATTGCGATTGGAAAAGTTCTGAAACTGGTCCCGGAGAAGGACTAA